Proteins encoded by one window of Arabidopsis thaliana chromosome 2, partial sequence:
- the CAC3 gene encoding acetyl Co-enzyme a carboxylase carboxyltransferase alpha subunit (acetyl Co-enzyme a carboxylase carboxyltransferase alpha subunit (CAC3); FUNCTIONS IN: acetyl-CoA carboxylase activity; INVOLVED IN: fatty acid biosynthetic process; LOCATED IN: acetyl-CoA carboxylase complex, chloroplast stroma, chloroplast, membrane, chloroplast envelope; EXPRESSED IN: 23 plant structures; EXPRESSED DURING: 14 growth stages; CONTAINS InterPro DOMAIN/s: Acetyl-CoA carboxylase, alpha subunit, conserved region (InterPro:IPR020582), Acetyl-CoA carboxylase, alpha subunit (InterPro:IPR001095), Acetyl-coenzyme A carboxyltransferase, C-terminal (InterPro:IPR011763); Has 39620 Blast hits to 29201 proteins in 2891 species: Archae - 603; Bacteria - 9663; Metazoa - 14634; Fungi - 2688; Plants - 1525; Viruses - 82; Other Eukaryotes - 10425 (source: NCBI BLink).) — MASISHSSLALGGASSASASDYLRSSSNGVNGVPLKTLGRAVFTTIRRKDLAVTSRLKKGKKFEHPWPANPDPNVKGGVLSYLAEFKPLGDTQKPVTLDFEKPLVELEKKIVDVRKMANETGLDFTEQIITLENKYRQALKDLYTHLTPIQRVNIARHPNRPTFLDHIHNITDKFMELHGDRAGYDDPAIVTGIGTIDGKRYMFIGHQKGRNTKENIMRNFGMPTPHGYRKALRMMYYADHHGFPIVTFIDTPGAYADLKSEELGQGEAIANNLRTMFGLKVPILSIVIGEGGSGGALAIGCANKMLMLENAVFYVASPEACAAILWKTSKAAPEAAEKLRITSKELVKLNVADGIIPEPLGGAHADPSWTSQQIKIAINENMNEFGKMSGEELLKHRMAKYRKIGVFIEGEPIEPSRKINMKKREAVFSDSRKLQGEVDKLKEQILKAKETSTEAEPSSEVLNEMIEKLKSEIDDEYTEAAIAVGLEERLTAMREEFSKASSEEHLMHPVLIEKIEKLKEEFNTRLTDAPNYESLKSKLNMLRDFSRAKAASEATSLKKEINKRFQEAVDRPEIREKVEAIKAEVASSGASSFDELPDALKEKVLKTKGEVEAEMAGVLKSMGLELDAVKQNQKDTAEQIYAANENLQEKLEKLNQEITSKIEEVVRTPEIKSMVELLKVETAKASKTPGVTEAYQKIEALEQQIKQKIAEALNTSGLQEKQDELEKELAAARELAAEESDGSVKEDDDDDEDSSESGKSEMVNPSFA; from the exons ATGGCTTCAATATCGCATTCATCACTAGCTTTAGGAGgagcttcttctgcttctgcttcagATTACTTGCGTAGTTCGAGCAATGGTGTTAATGGGGTACCATTGAAAACCTTAGGAAGAGCAGTGTTTACTACCATCAGGAGGAAGGACTTGGCGGTGACATCTCGGCTCAAGAAAGGGAAGAAATTTGAGCATCCATGGCCTGCAAATCCTGACCCGAATGTGAAAGGAGGAGTCTTGTCTTACCTGGCCGAGTTCAAACCATTGGGGGATACTCAAAAGCCTGTCACTTTGGATTTCGAGAAGCCACTAGTcgaattggagaagaagattgttgat GTGAGGAAGATGGCGAATGAAACGGGGTTGGATTTCACTGAGCAGATTATCACTTTGGAGAACAAGTATAGACAG GCACTGAAAGATCTTTACACGCATCTTACTCCGATACAACGTGTGAACATTGCGCGCCATCCCAACCGACCTACTTTCCTTGATCATATACATAACATAACTGACAAG TTTATGGAGCTTCATGGAGACCGAGCGGGGTATGATGACCCTGCAATTGTGACGGGTATTGGAACCATAGATGGAAAACGTTACATGTTCATAGGTCACCAGAAAGGTagaaacaccaaagaaaatataatgcGGAACTTTGGTATGCCTACTCCTCACGG ATATAGGAAAGCACTTCGGATGATGTATTATGCAGACCATCACGGTTTTCCAATCGTGACATTTATCGACACTCCTGGAGCCTATGCAGATCTTAAATCCGAGGAACTTGGACAG GGTGAAGCGATTGCCAACAATCTGAGGACGATGTTCGGCCTGAAAGTGCCAATTCTTTCTATTGTCATTGGGGAAGGTGGTTCTGGTGGTGCCCTAGCCATTGGCTGTGCGAATAAAATGCTGATGCTCGAAAACGCAGTTTTCTATGTTGCCAG TCCAGAGGCATGTGCAGCGATCTTGTGGAAGACTTCTAAGGCTGCTCCTGAG GCTGCTGAAAAGCTTAGAATTACCTCCAAGGAGCTGGTCAAGCTTAATGTAGCTGATGGAATCATTCCT GAACCGCTTGGAGGGGCCCATGCCGATCCTTCATGGACGTCGCAGCAAATAAAGATTGCTATCAATGAAAACATGAAT GAATTCGGAAAAATGAGTGGGGAGGAGCTCCTGAAACACAGGATGGCTAAGTACCGAAAGATTGGAGTGTTCATAGAGGGCGAACCAATAGAGCCAAGTAGGAAAATCAACATGAAGAAAAGGGAAGCCGTGTTCTCAGATAGCCGGAAGCTGCAGGGTGAGGTTGACAAGCTGAAGGAGCAGATTCTGAAAGCCAAGGAGACGTCTACGGAAGCCGAGCCTTCGAGTGAAGTTCTTAATGAGATGATTGAGAAACTCAAATCCGAGATAGATGACGAGTACACTGAAGCTGCAATAGCAGTAGGTTTGGAGGAGAGACTAACGGCAATGCGCGAAGAGTTCTCGAAAGCGAGTTCAGAAGAGCACCTTATGCACCCGGTTCTGATCGAGAAAATTGAGAAGCTCAAGGAAGAATTCAATACCCGTTTGACTGACGCACCTAACTACGAGAGCCTAAAATCTAAGCTTAACATGCTTAGGGACTTTTCCAGAGCCAAAGCAGCATCAGAAGCTACTTCATTGAAAAAGGAGATCAATAAGCGGTTCCAGGAAGCTGTAGACCGCCCAGAAATTAGAGAAAAGGTCGAGGCAATCAAAGCTGAGGTCGCGAGCTCAggagcttcttcttttgacgAGTTACCTGATGcactgaaagaaaaagttcTGAAGACTAAAGGGGAGGTCGAAGCAGAGATGGCGGGTGTGTTAAAGTCAATGGGTCTGGAGCTTGACGCTGTTAAACAGAATCAGAAGGATACGGCTGAGCAGATCTATGCCGCAAACGAAAACCTTcaagaaaaacttgaaaagcTGAACCAAGAAATCACCAGCAAGATTGAGGAGGTGGTGAGGACACCAGAGATCAAGAGCATGGTGGAGTTGCTGAAAGTGGAAACCGCAAAGGCGAGCAAAACGCCTGGTGTCACCGAAGCATATCAGAAAATCGAGGCACTTGAGCAGCAGATCAAGCAGAAGATTGCAGAGGCTCTGAACACGTCCGGACTGCAGGAAAAGCAAGACGAGCTCGAGAAGGAGCTTGCAGCTGCACGTGAACTAGCTGCAGAGGAATCAGACGGGAGTGTGaaggaagatgatgacgatgacgaAGATAGTTCAGAATCCGGGAAATCGGAGATGGTTAACCCCAGCTTCGCCTGA
- the DET2 gene encoding 3-oxo-5-alpha-steroid 4-dehydrogenase family protein (DE-ETIOLATED 2 (DET2); FUNCTIONS IN: sterol 5-alpha reductase activity; INVOLVED IN: response to light stimulus, brassinosteroid homeostasis, brassinosteroid biosynthetic process; LOCATED IN: endomembrane system, integral to membrane, membrane, cytoplasm; EXPRESSED IN: 22 plant structures; EXPRESSED DURING: 13 growth stages; CONTAINS InterPro DOMAIN/s: 3-oxo-5-alpha-steroid 4-dehydrogenase, C-terminal (InterPro:IPR001104), 3-oxo-5-alpha-steroid 4-dehydrogenase (InterPro:IPR016636); BEST Arabidopsis thaliana protein match is: 3-oxo-5-alpha-steroid 4-dehydrogenase family protein (TAIR:AT5G16010.1); Has 1601 Blast hits to 1599 proteins in 320 species: Archae - 0; Bacteria - 193; Metazoa - 442; Fungi - 195; Plants - 239; Viruses - 0; Other Eukaryotes - 532 (source: NCBI BLink).) — MEEIADKTFFRYCLLTLIFAGPPTAVLLKFLQAPYGKHNRTGWGPTVSPPIAWFVMESPTLWLTLLLFPFGRHALNPKSLLLFSPYLIHYFHRTIIYPLRLFRSSFPAGKNGFPITIAALAFTFNLLNGYIQARWVSHYKDDYEDGNWFWWRFVIGMVVFITGMYINITSDRTLVRLKKENRGGYVIPRGGWFELVSCPNYFGEAIEWLGWAVMTWSWAGIGFFLYTCSNLFPRARASHKWYIAKFKEEYPKTRKAVIPFVY, encoded by the exons atggaagaaatcGCCGATAAAACCTTCTTCCGATACTGTCTCCTCACTCTTATTTTCGCCGGCCCACCAACCGCCGTCCTTCTGAAATTCCTCCAAGCTCCTTACGGTAAACACAACCGTACCGGATGGGGTCCCACCGTATCTCCACCGATTGCTTGGTTCGTCATGGAGAGCCCAACCTTGTGGCTcactctcctcctcttccccTTTGGTCGTCACGCTCTCAACCCTAAATCTCTACTTCTATTCTCTCCTTATCTCATTCATTACTTCCACCGCACCATCATTTACCCTCTTCGCCTCTTCCGCAGCTCCTTCCCCGCCGGTAAAAACGGATTTCCGATCACCATCGCCGCCTTGGCTTTCACCTTTAATCTCCTCAATGGTTATATCCAG GCGAGGTGGGTTTCGCATTACAAGGATGACTACGAAGACGGAAACTGGTTCTGGTGGCGGTTTGTTATCGGTATGGTGGTTTTCATAACCGGcatgtatataaatatcacGTCGGACCGGACTTTGGTAcgattgaagaaagagaaccGGGGAGGTTATGTGATACCGAGAGGAGGCTGGTTCGAGTTGGTAAGCTGTCCGAATTATTTTGGAGAGGCGATTGAGTGGTTGGGCTGGGCTGTTATGACTTGGTCTTGGGCCGGTATTGGATTTTTTCTGTACACGTGTTCCAATTTGTTTCCGCGTGCACGTGCGAGTCACAAGTGGTACATTGCCAAGTTCAAGGAAGAGTATCCCAAGACTCGTAAAGCTGTTATTCCTTTTGTGTACTGA
- the PHT4;2 gene encoding phosphate transporter 4;2 codes for MATVGSLKPLHHSSCSSSFPRNPIVNRKALLGFVFDSARKNQIRCENLRYSSESDGKRRNAAAKKRNQSPERCAAEGVLTGGGGSEAIAEVRTMMPERIKVVILTACMMCLCNADRVVMSVAVVPLADKLGWSSSFLGVVQSSFLWGYIFSSVIGGALVDRYGGKRVLAWGVALWSLATLLTPWAAAHSTLALLCVRAFFGLAEGVAMPSMTTLLSRWFPMDERASAVGISMAGFHMGNVVGLLLTPLMLSSIGISGPFILFASLGLLWVSTWSSGVTNNPQDSPFITRSELRLIQAGKPVQPSTISPKPNPSLRLLLSKLPTWAIIFANVTNNWGYFVLLSWMPVYFQTVFNVNLKQAAWFSALPWATMAISGYYAGAASDFLIRTGHSVTSVRKIMQSIGFMGPGLSLLCLNFAKSPSCAAVFMTIALSLSSFSQAGFLLNMQDIAPQYAGFLHGNNVIRWWIFSSSSFASILFLAEKVRVCISGVRDRYFELCGYVGCDRKYNRDGIFCAVARLFSGVLDGYGLSLLCNHRVLAPLCNRRTSLLDPKRSPWTLYCLEL; via the exons ATGGCGACAGTAGGATCCCTGAAACCTCTGCACCATTCCTCATGTTCATCGAGTTTCCCTCGGAATCCGATCGTAAACCGGAAAGCCCttcttggttttgtgtttgattctgCCCGGAAAAACCAGATTCGATGTGAGAATTTACGATATTCATCGGAAAGCGAtgggaagagaagaaatgcGGCGGCGAAGAAGAGGAATCAATCCCCGGAAAGATGTGCGGCGGAGGGAGTACTGACCGGAGGAGGGGGGTCGGAGGCGATTGCGGAGGTGAGGACGATGATGCCTGAGAGGATTAAGGTAGTGATATTGACGGCGTGCATGATGTGTCTATGTAACGCCGACAGAGTTGTTATGTCCGTCGCGGTGGTTCCACTCGCCGATAAGCTTGGCTGGTCGAGTTCTTTCTTAGGGGTAGTTCAG TCCTCCTTCCTATGGGGTTACATTTTTTCATCCGTTATCGGAGGGGCATTGGTGGATCGGTATGGAGGAAAAAGAGTGTTGGCTTGGGGTGTGGCATTGTGGTCCTTAGCCACTCTACTCACTCCTTGGGCAGCTGCACACTCGACCTTAGCCTTATTGTGTGTCCGCGCCTTTTTTGGCCTCGCTGAAGGCGTTGCAATGCCCTCCATGACCACCCTACTCTCTCG GTGGTTTCCAATGGATGAACGAGCGAGTGCGGTTGGTATATCTATGGCCGGGTTTCACATGGGAAATGTTGTGGGACTTCTGTTGACGCCACTCATGTTATCTTCCATAGGAATCTCTGGtccatttattctttttgcaTCCTTAGGTCTATTGTGGGTATCCACTTGGTCAAGCGGAGTTACAAACAACCCTCAGGACAGTCCTTTCATCACTAGGTCAGAACTCAGGCTTATCCAGGCTGGAAAACCAGTTCAACCGTCAACCATTTCGCCGAAACCAAACCCATCTTTGCGACTTCTTTTGTCGAAATTGCCTACTTGGGCGATCATTTTTGCTAATGTGACTAACAACTGG GGAtactttgttcttctctcaTGGATGCCTGTTTACTTCCAGACG GTGTTTAATGTGAATTTGAAGCAAGCAGCTTGGTTTAGCGCTCTTCCATGGGCGACAATGGCGATCTCAGGTTACTATGCAGGAGCAGCATCGGACTTCTTGATAAGAACTGGTCACTCTGTAACCTCAGTACGAAAGATCATGCAA TCTATTGGATTTATGGGTCCCGGGCTGTCTCTGCTCTGCCTCAACTTCGCAAAGTCGCCTTCTTGTGCAGCGGTTTTCATGACCATTGCATTGAGCTTGAGTTCCTTTAGCCAAGCTGGATTTCTCCTCAATATGCAA GACATCGCACCGCAATATGCTGGTTTCCTGCACGGTAATAATGTTATCAGATGGTggatcttttcttcttcttcttttgcatcgattttgtttcttgctgAAAAAGTTAGGGTTTGTATATCTGGTGTGCGAGACAGGTATTTCGAATTGTGCGGGTACGTTGGCTGCGATCGTAAGTACAATAGGGACGGGATATTTTGTGCAGTGGCTCGGCTCTTTTCAGGCGTTCTTGACGGTTACGGCCTTTCTTTACTTTGCAACCACCGTGTTTTGGCTCCTCTTTGCAACCGGAGAACGAGTCTTCTAGATCCAAAACGCTCTCCTTGGACACTTTACTGTTTAGAGCTTTGA
- the PHT4;2 gene encoding phosphate transporter 4;2 (phosphate transporter 4;2 (PHT4;2); FUNCTIONS IN: organic anion transmembrane transporter activity, carbohydrate transmembrane transporter activity, inorganic phosphate transmembrane transporter activity, sugar:hydrogen symporter activity; INVOLVED IN: transmembrane transport; LOCATED IN: plastid, membrane; EXPRESSED IN: 13 plant structures; EXPRESSED DURING: 6 growth stages; CONTAINS InterPro DOMAIN/s: Major facilitator superfamily (InterPro:IPR020846), Major facilitator superfamily MFS-1 (InterPro:IPR011701), Major facilitator superfamily, general substrate transporter (InterPro:IPR016196); BEST Arabidopsis thaliana protein match is: phosphate transporter 4;3 (TAIR:AT3G46980.3); Has 35333 Blast hits to 34131 proteins in 2444 species: Archae - 798; Bacteria - 22429; Metazoa - 974; Fungi - 991; Plants - 531; Viruses - 0; Other Eukaryotes - 9610 (source: NCBI BLink).): protein MATVGSLKPLHHSSCSSSFPRNPIVNRKALLGFVFDSARKNQIRCENLRYSSESDGKRRNAAAKKRNQSPERCAAEGVLTGGGGSEAIAEVRTMMPERIKVVILTACMMCLCNADRVVMSVAVVPLADKLGWSSSFLGVVQSSFLWGYIFSSVIGGALVDRYGGKRVLAWGVALWSLATLLTPWAAAHSTLALLCVRAFFGLAEGVAMPSMTTLLSRWFPMDERASAVGISMAGFHMGNVVGLLLTPLMLSSIGISGPFILFASLGLLWVSTWSSGVTNNPQDSPFITRSELRLIQAGKPVQPSTISPKPNPSLRLLLSKLPTWAIIFANVTNNWGYFVLLSWMPVYFQTVFNVNLKQAAWFSALPWATMAISGYYAGAASDFLIRTGHSVTSVRKIMQSIGFMGPGLSLLCLNFAKSPSCAAVFMTIALSLSSFSQAGFLLNMQDIAPQYAGFLHGISNCAGTLAAIVSTIGTGYFVQWLGSFQAFLTVTAFLYFATTVFWLLFATGERVF, encoded by the exons ATGGCGACAGTAGGATCCCTGAAACCTCTGCACCATTCCTCATGTTCATCGAGTTTCCCTCGGAATCCGATCGTAAACCGGAAAGCCCttcttggttttgtgtttgattctgCCCGGAAAAACCAGATTCGATGTGAGAATTTACGATATTCATCGGAAAGCGAtgggaagagaagaaatgcGGCGGCGAAGAAGAGGAATCAATCCCCGGAAAGATGTGCGGCGGAGGGAGTACTGACCGGAGGAGGGGGGTCGGAGGCGATTGCGGAGGTGAGGACGATGATGCCTGAGAGGATTAAGGTAGTGATATTGACGGCGTGCATGATGTGTCTATGTAACGCCGACAGAGTTGTTATGTCCGTCGCGGTGGTTCCACTCGCCGATAAGCTTGGCTGGTCGAGTTCTTTCTTAGGGGTAGTTCAG TCCTCCTTCCTATGGGGTTACATTTTTTCATCCGTTATCGGAGGGGCATTGGTGGATCGGTATGGAGGAAAAAGAGTGTTGGCTTGGGGTGTGGCATTGTGGTCCTTAGCCACTCTACTCACTCCTTGGGCAGCTGCACACTCGACCTTAGCCTTATTGTGTGTCCGCGCCTTTTTTGGCCTCGCTGAAGGCGTTGCAATGCCCTCCATGACCACCCTACTCTCTCG GTGGTTTCCAATGGATGAACGAGCGAGTGCGGTTGGTATATCTATGGCCGGGTTTCACATGGGAAATGTTGTGGGACTTCTGTTGACGCCACTCATGTTATCTTCCATAGGAATCTCTGGtccatttattctttttgcaTCCTTAGGTCTATTGTGGGTATCCACTTGGTCAAGCGGAGTTACAAACAACCCTCAGGACAGTCCTTTCATCACTAGGTCAGAACTCAGGCTTATCCAGGCTGGAAAACCAGTTCAACCGTCAACCATTTCGCCGAAACCAAACCCATCTTTGCGACTTCTTTTGTCGAAATTGCCTACTTGGGCGATCATTTTTGCTAATGTGACTAACAACTGG GGAtactttgttcttctctcaTGGATGCCTGTTTACTTCCAGACG GTGTTTAATGTGAATTTGAAGCAAGCAGCTTGGTTTAGCGCTCTTCCATGGGCGACAATGGCGATCTCAGGTTACTATGCAGGAGCAGCATCGGACTTCTTGATAAGAACTGGTCACTCTGTAACCTCAGTACGAAAGATCATGCAA TCTATTGGATTTATGGGTCCCGGGCTGTCTCTGCTCTGCCTCAACTTCGCAAAGTCGCCTTCTTGTGCAGCGGTTTTCATGACCATTGCATTGAGCTTGAGTTCCTTTAGCCAAGCTGGATTTCTCCTCAATATGCAA GACATCGCACCGCAATATGCTGGTTTCCTGCACG GTATTTCGAATTGTGCGGGTACGTTGGCTGCGATCGTAAGTACAATAGGGACGGGATATTTTGTGCAGTGGCTCGGCTCTTTTCAGGCGTTCTTGACGGTTACGGCCTTTCTTTACTTTGCAACCACCGTGTTTTGGCTCCTCTTTGCAACCGGAGAACGAGTCTTCTAG